gaagctgctaacaagaacatcaagaagatactaaggaagatggtagaaaaccacaaacaatggcacgagaagttaccctttgccttATTGGTGTACCGCACtacagtctgcacatcaactgGAGCAACCtcctatttactggtttatggtaccaaagCTGTCATTCCAgctgaggtagagattccttctttgagaatcatacaggaagctgaaatCAGCGATGcacaatggataaggagccgctatgagcaactagcccttatagatggaaaaggAATAAATGCAGTTtatcacggtcagctttatcagaacagaacgTCCAGAGCAtttaacaaaagagtcaaaccaaggcaatttgcaccaggacagtTGGTACTACAGAAGATCTTCcctcatcaagatgaagccaaacgGAAATTCTCTTCCAACTAGCAAGGTCCTTACAAGGTTCATCGGGtgttaacaggaggagcactcatacttgcagaaatggacaaaGAAGTTTGGACAAAACCAATCAATTcggacgcagtcaagagatactatgtttagactatttacatATCTTCATTTGAAATGTATGTCATTCGGGAGGATGAACTAGAATGTAATTGAACTGCGCTtgacttgattcccatttaagagcagatacataggcagccctatgggttcggtcatatcttaataaaattttcattttttcgagcaccagaaactggggcagaattttgaggaggaccctcaaaattccggagcaagtccagtcGACGCAATCATATGTCAGacagtcagaaattggttaagaaactggggcaagattttgagaaggattctaaaaattccgaagaaggttcaacaagtttTGTCTCTCGCAAACGGCCGAAGGATCAtttaccaaactagggcagaattttgaggaggaccctcaaaattctaaaataagaagagctgcaatgtctctaaaatgtgttacagtcactagttcatccaaaattacttgatattCCACTATGAAAAATAAGTtcatttttttatcaataaatgcatattttcgaaaactctatttccgtgGCAGTCAGGTGCTACTCAGGGCaactcaaacaaggcctccaGAATGGAGCGAAGCAAAGCCAGCAGATGAAGGCGCGAACAAACCTCCCCTtataaaacttacaatttttctttggatgtaggcatGGTGAACATAACAGAAGCATTCACAAACATAAACATACCAACGTCCTAACGATCAGGCTACCGgacgcaaatatatctccagctaagaactATCCTATTCTTATTTGTTCTCTggatgaggctaagccctgccttcatatttgcataaagttaagcattgccttctctctgcatgagactaagccctgtctaaAATCtccgcatgaggctaagcccttcctccatatttgcataaggctaagcgttgccttctatttgcatgagactaagccctgcctCAAATCTcggcatgagtctaagccctgcctccatatttgcataaggctaagcattgccttctacttgcatgagactaagtcctgtctcaaatctttgcatgaggctaagaactgcctccatatttgcataaggctaagtattgtcttctccttgcatgagactaagccctgcctcaaatatttgcatgaggctaagccctacctccatatttgcataaggctaagcattgccttctccttgcatgagactaagccctgtctaaAATCTTTGCATaatgctaagcattgcctccatatttgcataaggctaagcactgccttctctctacatgagactaagccctgtctcaaatctctgcatgaggctaaacctgcctccatatttgcataaggataagcaTTTCCTTcaccttgcatgagactaagccttgtctcaaatcgcTGCAttaggctaagccatgcctccatatttgcataaggctaagcatttccttctcctggcatgagactaagccctatctcaaatctttgcatgaggctaagccttgactccatatttgcataaggctaggcATTGCCTTCTccttacatgagactaagccttgtctcaaatctttgcatgaggctaagacttgtctccatatttgtataaggctaagcattgccttgtCCTTGCAttagactaagccctgtctcaaatctttgtatgaggctaagctctgcctccatatttgcatgaggctaagccctacctccatatttgcataaggctaagcgttaccttctctttgcatgagactaagctctgtctcaatctCGCAtgactaagctctgcctccatatttgtataagaCTTAGCACTAccttctcatgggactaagcattgtcccccCTAGAATGAATGTTGCTCTTATCTTGGAACTATTTCTctcgggctaagctctaccccaAACTCTGCACGAGACTAAGCTTCGTCTTGCTATAATTTTTATCATATCTCCGCACTTTATGGGCTGACATATAGCCAACCAGTctaaaggcgtcatagtctgaaggcatcatcctcattgcttgaagacaccatgtcatggcccgaGGATCCCTCAAtacttgcacatcattattcaaaggcatcatggttcagagggaCCATCCTCATGGCCTCCGAATCTCCTATCTCACAAtttatggcccaggacatcatagtctaaggacgtcatccgcACTGTCCAAAGGCAATCTTTAATGgaccaaagggaatttgcatcatctaTATGCTCGTAtgcattgtgttttaagttttgcaggtaatccaggaggtaaccgttcttcaaacaggagcagTCTTCGCTCCGGTGTCTGCTCATACCACTTTCACTTTTCCATTATAATCAATTCCCATCAATTACTCACTTTATTCTGTGATCATTCAGATATCTGCCCTATACGGCATCCGCTACGCTCCAAACTCACAATCATAACTCCCTCCGACATTACACTTCACAAAAAGACTTTTTCCATCGGcttcattcaccgttgggtccagaactaTACATGGCCTAATTCCGGTAAATCTAGAGATATGTAGGCAGCACAAAGACCAGGGTTCGGCCTCTATTTTTCAAAACGTCTCAtttggtcaaaattggtcatcatttctttacccgaaaactctttcatccttttcgggtaaaaaggggcagttgttgatacccaatttttccctataatatttttcaaaatgcatatatacctacaaaactatgcattagcatcaattaatatttttccacaatttcttcatttttaagggttttaattaatttatcccattatttttatttatataaacagttactaattgcatcacaaatagttttataataattttgtggcttaattttatcatttgcatttgtactaagttttaattatttcacaaagaGCCATATTTGAATTTTtggggttataattgcaataactttgcaattatagcccatgcacgcattattacattattttaccagaaaatagctttttgtattttttaaatactAAGTAATTATTTTGAAACATTTCTAGGCATGaaaattgtttaccgtgaaaatggtaataacaattaaatttgattatgggactctaaaaatacgtgatctattttatgctagttgttaagcagttgatgctaagagtgaggtttagaaacgagataagagtaaGTAGTAAggtgataatcaaaccgataggttaacaatcgaggcctcgagcttgtcgattcggggacctcgaggtcgattccagaGCTCGACTGTAAGCTATCGAAGGTGATTGATGTATGGCTAACAACTATAATAAAAGGctctttatagccaatgataagcaataaatgaagaacaacaatGAAgtcaataaatggaagcaataatatcatagaatgtgttagagagcaaagaaaatgttcttgtatatttcatgtggagcaactgaagcaacatgAGTTTCTAaagtgacaaggatcccctttatatatcaggagaatcccaacatagtacaaaatgcattaattacaaagatataggGATGTgacagctagatgacaccctAATTCAGGACTAAGGTAGTCCACTAGGCTCTATTAGTCCTAGCCGTGtaccttgggaattccccatttCTACCATAGCTATTGTCGGCATTATCCCAAGGTCGGGCATTGACAAACCTCGAGGGGGGGGGAACCGACCATAGCCTTGTAGCCTCGAGGCTTCGAGATGATCTTCTGAGGCATCTCGATGATGAGGAATTGGACCATCTAATTTCACCATATACAgttagtccccgcgtttcttagagaggagcgacaagaaacgattttgacatccAGCTCTTCGGACTTCCCACGATGATGTCATGTTGACGCTATCATACTTATGACGTAAGCTTTCATGATAACCaggacatcccatggacttgtctttttaGCGTCATTCAATGCGCTGCTGATTCCCATTCTACAATGCGACCGTTCCGCCATCGATCCAGTTTCCAATGACGCATTGATTGCTCCTGCCGATCTGTCTTTCAAAGGCAATGATGGCGTTGTTGGCCATACTAtcaccccctataaatgggggccttACGATACTATCTTTTTAACCAAGTGACTTTCAACACCTTTCCATTCCTTTCTTCCCACTATCATCCTCCATTCCTACCCACCATGTGTGGGGTCCATGGCCTTAAGGTCTTATGGCAACGTTCTCATCATCCACGCCATGGCCTTTTGCCTGGGCTATTCTTTGCCGAGCAAGATTATACTGTCTtgtcgttattgttgttgttgttatggttGCTACTGCTGTCGTCGTTGGTTCAAAGTGATAGGATAGTGGGGCTGACTTCTTCCGACTTAGGAGGACGTTTAAACTCTACACCGCTACTCAGGAGATCATTCAGACTATACATCggtgctcactctcctaccctggcCTGGGGTGGCACTTCATCCCCTTGGTTTTCCAAAGGATAAAATGGCACCACCGGCCATTAGAATTGCACGGCACAATACCCCCGAAGGAGGAGCTAGAGCAGCCTCACAAGTAGGGTCGATGCCCGTTGAATCTTCAACCTCTGACTTCggcgggctatgtctctttttctgcttcttctgcgtcactttcctcttcttcatcttcgccttttactcttcttcatcttcgcccTCGGAGATATTATTCTGGAGGACTGAGATAAAACCCCAGAGGAGGTGGCGCTCGAAGATATTGCCGCCGAGGGTGAATGCCCAAGGAGATGATGCTCGAAGATGTTGCTGCCGAGGAAGAACCTTTGAGAATAGATGAGACCCTCGTCTTTTACTACATGTGTActttttctcttcttgtttcTGTGTAAGTACCCCtggtgggcttttgtaatcatatgtaaggaccccccgtgggcttttgtaatcaaatTTTTATGAATGTGAAGATGTTTCTTCAACTTTGTCTTCGATGTTCGCTATATTTCCTTTTGTTTGCACATATGGAGACTCTGAATACATGATTCTATCGGCTACTTCCAATATCGAACCTAGATGCAGTGTTTTTTACGACCTATGATTGATTAATACGGCTTTCTGCGGATCCCTTTGCGGTCCCTTGGATCGAACCTGGATTGGGCCGATAAATTTGGGTCGTCGGGACCCTTACTTAGCGTTGATGGAAAGTAATGTTTTGAGCCTTGAGACCGTGATTTATCCTTTAGACCTCGCGGTAATCTTTGAGGAGAAATTTTGCTTGGAGATCCGAGGATAGGGACTGCCTTTAAGCTTTCGAgagcagtccccgagtgagggttCGTTCAAACCCGAGCGATCTAGAAACCTGCTTTAGACTTAGCATAGATAGCTCTAAGGCATTGTAAATAGATCTTGGAAGAGGGTTTGCCTGAATTCAGATGGCACCTCGGGACCAAGCCCATGTGGGTGGAGCTTAAATGCTTGTTTTCTTGGAGCCTAACTCCTTTTTGGCGAAAATCCCTGAGGTTAGGTACCACCTCAAGACTTGTAATGATGTctttggcttcctggagcctaaaatttttccgattGAGACcctcgaggtcaggtaccacctcAGGATGGCGATGATGTTGTTGACTTCTTAGGGcctaacttttctttgatggaggtcctcgaggtcgggtaccacctcgagactgGCGATGACGTTGTTGGCTTCTTACGAcctaacttttctttgatggaggtcctcgaggttgggtaccacctcgggactggcgatgatgttATTGGATTCTTAGAGCCTAACCTCTTTTTGATAGGGGTCCTCAAGGTcgagtaccacctcgggactatcGATGATGTCGTTGGTCTTTTAGGGCCTAACTTTtatttgatggaggtcctcgaggtcgggtaccacctcgagtcTGGCGATGACGTTGTTGGCTTCTTAGGGcctaacttttctttgatggaggtcctcaaggtcggtaccacctcggaactggcgatgatgttgttggcttcttagagcctaaccTCTTTTTGATTGGGGTCCTCAAGGTCggataccacctcgggactggcgatgatgttattggcttcttagagcctaaccTCTCCTTGTTGAAGGTCCTCGAGGTTGAGTACCACCTCAGGATTGGAGATGATATCGTTGGCCTTTTAGatcctaacttctttttgatagaggtcctcgaggtcgggtaccaccttgaGACTGGGGATGATACGGGGATTTCCGTTCTCAAAACATTACATAGTGTCGCCTAATGTACGATATGGTTGTCAAGTTGTTGGGGCGATTTGGTGATATCGGCCAGTGTTTTTAATCGGCTTTGAGGCAGGCGGATCGTCgccattttctatatatatatatatatatttccatatatatatatatatagggatgTTTCTGCTCTTTTGGAGATCCCACCATTTTAAGTAGTTGCCCTTCTTTTCTTGCGTTAAGCCTTTCATTATTTCAGTGCTAACACACTTGCACAGATCCCTACTTTAGTTCTCCAATTTTTTCATAGCCATGGCTGCTAAGTCGGGGTCTGTCTGGCAGAGAGGGGAGAACTCTGCCTCCGGCATTCAGGACCAACAAGAATACACCTTGATGATTACTTCTTCGATAGGAGAAGAGCATCTTGAGTTAGTGAGAAAATACTGCGGATGGGGGGAGAAAGTGGTGTTGAAGACATTTCCCCCGGATGAGGGCATCACGGATCATGCCAATGGATTTTTGAATGTGTACACGTATTCTTTCACattgggcccccttgatagggttgtgctcgacttctgtttaaagtatcgggttaccttggtgTAGatccatccgtcattttggcgaacaTTGTTGATGATGAGAATTTTTTTGCGGAGAAGGCGGGGCTTGAACTTACGCTCGGTCATCTTATTAggttgtaccggccctttcatcatcgaggtttgctaaccttgcgatgtcaatcgaccacgccctttgttgttgatgatgaggatgatggaGACTGGGAGTGGATGAGTCGCTTCATTCGAGTTCGGACAtctgacattatccccgtggagcttatgccattccTTGAGGAATGGAACTATACACTAAGTGATGCATTCcgtgccttctcagttttgtCTATGGTGAAAGCTGGTTCCGTATACATGCCTTCATTTCTTTTTCTGCAGCGGTTTCATGGGTGCTAGGTGACGTTCCTGATTTGCCGGATTGGGTTCAGAAGTTAGCGACCGACTCGACCTATGATGAGCGCAATTGGCGAGCTTTGTCCCGaggcagatgggaagcaaaacatcatggtgCGTATAGGCATCAGAGAGTCGTCCGAGGTGAGGCTGTGCTCCTCTggagagggggaagggttgccAGCTTTTGGGCTAAATAATGACAACAATAAGCGAGAGATGCTTTTATAGGGCGATGGCGCTTAAAGCAAGGCAAAACGGGACCAGGACTTCGAAGCGAGAGCATTGTCCGATCGTGTCGTATCCGTGGTTCCTGATTCTTGAAAGATAGTTTCCCTGCTGATGTCACCTTCTTTTTCTGTCAACAGTACTTTAAGGGATACTAGGAGCCCGAGGTCGCATACACCGAGCAACCGTGCCTCGACCGAAGTTGATCCTTTCTGAGCTGGGGGAACTAGGTTGGCAGATGTgcgctcggccttcgaggaagcccagtggcttcacttcgtggtgagtttcGGCACAAGCCTTTCGAGCTTCGTGCCTTCTcttccttattgggttttcttttgcaggccttcgtTAAGCTTAAGTCTGGGCTGCTTTGTTGTGAAGCCAGGATGACGAAAGCTCtagatgaggagagatcccttaggctcctttgtgatgaaaaggaagtcgagttggtgcacttgcggtatgaggtgaactggagcttgaattatgagaactACTTGACGGAGTAGGTAATTTTCTGTCCTGGGTGATCGTGCATTACGCTTCTAGCTTCTGAGGCTAACGTTTCGTTTATTTCAATTACAGAAAAAGATGGAGGTCTTGGAGCACCTTCGGGATGAAGCTGGCCGAGCCAAGCATGAGCATGATGAGCAAAAAGCACGGGCAgaggctcaagctttagaggggAAGGGCGCTCTGGCTAAAGTTCCCGCTTTTGAGGCTCAACTTTTCTTAGCTCATGATAATGCTTCGGTTCAAACAGATATGATTATGAAGCTTGAGTCCAAGTTTTTGAAGGTCAGGGATGAGATCGTTGATGCCGGGGATAAAGCCGTAATGAGCCAAACTAACCAGGAGATGACGATCTATTTAAAGGATGTTGCCGATGCTCAAGCTAAGTTGAGAAGGATCCTAGACCGCGAAGAGAGGATTAAAGAATATGCTCGTTACAAATCTCAAAGaaaaaccctcgaggagatccgtgcTAGAGGTTTCGTCCTCTCAGAAGAGTCGGCACGAGCGAGGGCGgatgagcgtgatgctcggttcTTCTGTCTGATGCCAAAGAAATCAAAGACGAGGTCGGCAGACCGTAGCTCCTAGGGGGCGTAGATTTCGCCATCTATATATATcattttcaaagcatgtttgtagatggacaTTGTGTTTTTTCGTATATGTGTATAAGAGAAAACCTTGTGGCTTTATTTCTTCTTCATCTCTTTCCGTCTCGTATTTGGCCAGGTaaactggtctttgagttggcaggaatccttagattcatggTATAGCCTTGGGGTTCATTTGGCTGGCCCGGGGGCTCTTACGCGCTTTtactcttaggcatatttaggccaACTGTTTTAGGCTCAGCCCCCGAGTCGAGCATTGACTCAAGCTTATTTGACCTTCAAGTTGCCGAGTtttaggctggcgacagtggctcttatgctctTGGTCGATGCAACCTTTTGGTGTGtgtgggctggcaacaatggctcttatgcttttggtcgatgtgacctttttagttaactgttttgggttcaatATACAAATCGAGTtacaactcgagctcatttgaccctcaagttttcggaTTTGTGTGGGCTAGCGACAATGGgtcttacgccttgggccgatgcaTACTTTTAGTATGGGCTGACGACAATGGttcttacgccttgggccgatacggccttttagtgtgggatggcgataatggctcttatgccttgggccgatgcggcctttCAGTGTGgcctggcaacaatggctcttacgccttggttcgaagcgaccttttataggCTTtgattttccctcgttaaggactttttgaaatattttttgcctgactcttcgatggttcgagaagaacctcgattatgagtcgtTATGTGGTGATggtcgagcacctcgggaggtttggctcggaggctgagtatcttgaagcctgtgatttggagctgacatggtcgaagctcttttacctatgtcgagggtagcctgtttaaccggttcttttcaaagtaattgaaggcctgtgagtttgtagcgacggtcgggcatccctgagtcgcgttagtttgtTTGATACAGCCTTATAACCAGAGTTATTTGTGT
This sequence is a window from Nicotiana sylvestris chromosome 3, ASM39365v2, whole genome shotgun sequence. Protein-coding genes within it:
- the LOC138887717 gene encoding uncharacterized protein → MCETFKIKHKNTTAYKPQMNGVVEAANKNIKKILRKMVENHKQWHEKLPFALLVYRTTVCTSTGATSYLLVYGTKAVIPAEVEIPSLRIIQEAEISDAQWIRSRYEQLALIDGKGINAVYHGQLYQNRTSRAFNKRVKPRQFAPGQLVLQKIFPHQDEAKRKFSSN